From the Theobroma cacao cultivar B97-61/B2 chromosome 2, Criollo_cocoa_genome_V2, whole genome shotgun sequence genome, one window contains:
- the LOC18607042 gene encoding uncharacterized protein LOC18607042 isoform X1 — translation MAPFSMRCRLHRHHKKPIAKKGLKLQTKTGKNGMKGMQERFKRLKTEMEEISEEQKGIRDGQRQVREKFEAIESECEQLKKETKFIIQQSARTQIKLVLMFRILKAREESDSATAANLTQLLGQIVAREKEERQALGDA, via the exons ATGGCTCCTTTCTCCATGCGTTGTCGTCTTCACAGGCATCACAAGAAACCAATCGCCAAGAAAGGCTTGAAATTGCAAACAAAAACG GGAAAGAATGGGATGAAGGGCATGCAGGAAAGGTTTAAGAGGTTGAAAACAGAAATGGAAGAGATCAGCGAGGAACAGAAGGGTATTCGAGACGGGCAGAGGCAAGTTCGTGAAAAATTTGAAGCAATTGAATCTGAGTGCGAACAGttgaagaaagaaactaaGTTCATAATCCAACAAAGTGCTAGAACTCAGATCAAATTAGTTCTCATGTTCAGAATATTGAAGGCAAGGGAAGAGAGTGACTCTGCCACCGCTGCCAATCTTACTCAGTTGCTTGG TCAAATTGTCGCTAGGGAGAAGGAAGAAAGGCAAGCACTGGGTGATGCATGA